A stretch of the Rosa rugosa chromosome 5, drRosRugo1.1, whole genome shotgun sequence genome encodes the following:
- the LOC133708462 gene encoding uncharacterized protein LOC133708462, with protein MKYLEYTPLERLNDFFSHLNLGERTIKGCLEAYSCKHTGSDKKLSLSLENEILDYIGKSSDTDSSSPAEFLLSRSSRKTLIYLVLTLYHLYPDYDFSAINAHQFFTEETWDSFKQIFDTYMVEASKEWTETNEGSSLLDTLYKALDEVVGLADCEVYGYNPDPDADPFPERGAVWSFNFFFYNRKLKRVVSFRICCLSNLVTDGFIIDDLRYEEDGEIFDAMDM; from the exons ATGAAGTACTTAGAATACACACCCTTGGAGCG ATTAAATGATTTCTTTAGTCATTTAAATCTTGGAGAGAGAACCATTAAGGGATGTCTTGAAGCTTACTCTT GTAAACACACGGGATCGGATAAGAAACTGTCTCTGAGTTTGGAGAATGAG ATTCTTGACTATATCGGAAAATCTTCTGACACTGACTCTTCCTCACCTGCTGAGTTCCTTCTGAGCAGATCCAG CCGGAAGACATTGATTTACCTGGTCTTGACCCTCTATCACTTGTATCCAGACTATGACTTCAG TGCCATCAACGCTCACCAGTTCTTCACAGAGGAAACCTGGGACAGTTTTAAGCAGATTTTTGATACCTATATGGTGGAAGCATCAAAG GAATGGACAGAGACAAATGAGGGTAGTTCCCTGCTGGATACCTTGTACAAGGCTTTGGATGAG GTTGTTGGATTAGCAGATTGCGAAGTTTATGGTTACAATCCTGATCCTGATGCTGATCCGTTTCCGGAAAGAGGAGCTGT ATGGtcattcaatttctttttctacAATAGAAAACTGAAAAGGGTTGTGAGTTTCCGTATCTGCTGTTTAAG TAACTTGGTGACTGATGGGTTTATAATTGATGATCTCCGTTATGAGGAAGATGGAGAAATTTTTGATGCCATGGATATGTGA
- the LOC133711157 gene encoding uncharacterized protein LOC133711157, which translates to MEVLAWNCRGLNNPAAVQALKILIQQRKPSFIFLSETKIDGWDYMNSLRLQIEYLNCEAVFSEGQSGGVALFWADGLDVCFRSKSKSHVDVEVRETDGSGAVWRLTGLYGNPATTDRHLTWAQLRSLWAESALPWVVVGDLNELLHAYEKEGGVVRRERQMQPFRDALSQCDLFDLGFHGSPFTWRRLGQAGPGGCICHLRESFGMRRREIGLLRDRLQALFSLPLSAANQEECSALNAKLEGLLAEEDAYWKQRSKVTWLTDGDKNTKFFHRKASNRRAKNRLTGLFDYNGVWQDTSQGMEDVVLHYFSSMFKSNDINSTHMQNVVDLLQPKVTDDMNFDLCAPYSTLEIRAALFQMYPTKAPGPDGMPPMFFQKYWEVVGGDVVSAVQNFLHTRKILGEINFTHICLIPKVKDPVSVTDLRPIALCNVIYKICSKVIANRLKKILSKIISPFQSAFIPGRLITDNTLVANEVSHFIHNCYSSTDGVFSLKLDMSKVYDRMEWSFLEAVLLRLGFAESWVGVIMKCVTTVKYAFLINGQPRGHLTPTRGLRQGDPLSPYLFLLCTKVFSALLERKVGNGELQGLKVSEGAPTIHHLLFAYDSLLFGKATLHECLHIQNVLHDYELASGQQINFSKSSIVFSKRVPEVDKCAIAGFLGVSIEPKHEKYLGLPTYLGRNRTKPFAYIKERLSKKLAGWQGKLLSSAGKDLLIRVVAQALPSYAMSCFLLLKEFCDDLHQMCARFWWGSKSNERKIHWMSWERLCRSKEEGGMGFRDLHGHNLALLAKQGWRLLRNPGTLVSRLFKARYFPGSSFLEAPAPNHASACWRGIFAASSVLRGGIRWQEDRSFKKSLWLRRVNTALKSRFRPSETMSRCSSELIQNGGWNRELIAANFDDDDATLIYSIPLSINRVPDRYVWHFDKKGLFSTKSAYKVAFASLHPAISDHSSSLVIPSSWKHLWAVPVPGKVKVHVWKVCASILPTACQLRERRVPVGEGCLLCNREEETISHVSRECSFVRDVVGLAPDLGSVFGLPPCSLLEWLVLCYTVVSLSSFSLLLMLLWGVWKERNQRLWSGKFRSAHQVYFQVVTLFHSFKAARIHEKVKLGCQVKPWCPSSAGWLKANIDGAFDMTTRSGGLGVVIRDSDGTVVAGACGTCTDVASPMVVEALACRLACKVVVDNNLGPVNV; encoded by the exons ATGGAGGTTTTGGCgtggaattgtcgtggtttgaaTAACCCGGCGGCAGTACAGGCGTTGAAAATTTTGATTCAACAGAGGAAGCCTTCTTTTATCTTCCTGTCAGAGACCAAGATTGATGGTTGGGACTACATGAATTCTTTACGTCTGCAAATTGAGTACTTGAATTGTGAGGCTGTTTTCAGTGAGGGTCAGTCCGGTGGAGTTGCTCTTTTCTGGGCTGATGGTTTAGATGTTTGCTTTCGGTCAAAATCAAAAAGCCATGTTGATGTGGAGGTCAGAGAGACTGATGGGTCTGGTGCGGTATGGAGGCTGACAGGTTTGTATGGTAATCCAGCGACGACGGACCGCCATTTGACTTGGGCGCAGCTACGATCTCTGTGGGCCGAGTCGGCGCTGCCTTGGGTGGTTGTCGGAGATTTGAACGAGCTGTTGCATGCTTATGAGAAGGAAGGCGGCGTGGTGCGCCGGGAAAGGCAGATGCAGCCTTTTAGGGATGCATTGTCTCAGTGTGACCTCTTTGATCTGGGCTTTCATGGCTCGCCATTCACATGGCGCAGGCTAGGCCAGGCTGGACCGGGCGGTTGCATCTGTCACCTG CGTGAATCCTTTGGTATGAGACGTAGAGAGATTGGGCTTTTGCGTGATCGGCTTCaggctttgttttctttgcctTTGTCCGCTGCCAATCAGGAGGAATGTTCTGCTCTTAATGCAAAGTTGGAAGGTTTATTGGCAGAAGAGGATGCGTACTGGAAGCAGCGCTCCAAAGTGACTTGGTTAACTGATGGAGACAAGAACACTAAGTTTTTTCACAGGAAAGCTTCAAACCGCAGAGCTAAAAACAGATTGACTGGTTTATTTGATTATAATGGTGTCTGGCAGGATACATCTCAAGGGATGGAGGATGTGGTGTTGCACTATTTCTCCAGTATGTTTAAATCTAATGATATTAATTCAACTCATATGCAAAATGTTGTTGACCTTCTGCAGCCTAAGGTGACTGATGATATGAATTTTGACTTGTGTGCTCCTTATTCTACTTTGGAAATTAGGGCTGCTTTGTTTCAAATGTATCCGACGAAAGCCCCAGGACCTGATGGTATGCCACCTATGTTTTTTCAGAAGTATTGGGAGGTAGTAGGTGGGGATGTTGTGTCAGCAGTTCAAAATTTTCTCCATACTAGGAAAATCCTTGGTGAGAtcaattttacacatatttGTTTGATTCCCAAAGTTAAAGATCCAGTGTCGGTTACTGATTTACGGCCTATTGCATTGTGTAATGTGATCTATAAGATTTGTTCAAAAGTGATTGCTAACAGGCTGAAGAAGATTTTATCGAAGATTATTTCTCCATTTCAGAGTGCTTTTATCCCTGGGAGATTAATTACTGATAATACTCTTGTGGCAAATGAGGTATCACATTTTATTCATAATTGTTACTCTAGCACTGATGGGGTCTTCTCTTTGAAGCTTGATATGAGTAAGGTTTATGATCGTATGGAATGGAGTTTTCTGGAAGCTGTTCTTCTAAGATTGGGCTTTGCAGAGTCGTGGGTGGGTGTGATTATGAAGTGTGTGACTACTGTGAAGTATGCCTTTCTGATAAACGGTCAGCCTAGGGGCCATTTGACTCCTACTAGGGGGCTTCGACAAGGTGATCCTTTATCACCTTACTTGTTTCTTCTGTGTACGAAAGTTTTTTCAGCTTTGCTTGAGCGTAAAGTCGGGAATGGTGAGCTGCAGGGCCTTAAAGTCAGTGAGGGTGCTCCTACTATTCATCATTTATTATTTGCATATGATAGTTTGTTGTTTGGAAAAGCTACTTTGCATGAGTGTCTTCATATCCAGAATGTTCTGCATGATTACGAGTTAGCTTCTGGTCAGCAGATTAATTTTTCTAAGAGCAGTATTGTTTTTAGTAAGAGAGTTCCAGAGGTGGACAAGTGTGCTATTGCAGGTTTCTTGGGTGTCTCTATTGAACCCAAGCATGAGAAGTATTTGGGATTGCCTACTTATTTAGGGAGGAATAGGACTAAGCCTTTTGCTTATATCAAGGAGCGCTTGAGTAAAAAGTTAGCTGGTTGGCAAGGAAAACTACTGAGTAGTGCTGGTAAGGACCTACTTATAAGGGTGGTGGCACAGGCTTTGCCATCCTATGCTATGAGCTGTTTTTTACTTCTGAAGGAGTTTTGTGATGATTTACATCAGATGTGTGCTCGATTCTGGTGGGGGAGTAAGTCCAATGAACGTAAAATTCATTGGATGTCTTGGGAACGTCTTTGTCGTTCCAAAGAGGAGGGTGGTATGGGGTTCCGTGATCTGCATGGCCATAACCTAGCTTTACTTGCTAAACAGGGATGGAGGTTGCTTCGAAATCCAGGCACCTTAGTCAGTCGTTTGTTTAAGGCTAGATACTTTCCTGGCTCCTCTTTTTTGGAGGCTCCGGCCCCAAATCATGCTTCTGCGTGTTGGAGAGGTATTTTTGCTGCTAGTTCGGTGTTGAGAGGTGGGATCCGTTGGCAG GAGGACAGATCATTCAAAAAGAGTTTGTggttgaggcgtgtaaacactGCCCTTAAGAGTAGATTTCGCCCCTCGGAGACAATGTCTCGGTGTAGCAG TGAGCTTATTCAGAATGGGGGCTGGAATAGAGAGTTGATTGCTGCTaattttgatgatgatgatgctacTTTAATCTATTCTATCCCCCTTAGTATTAATAGGGTTCCTGACAGATATGTTTGGCATTTTGACAAGAAAGGTCTTTTTTCTACTAAAAGCGCTTATAAGGTGGCTTTTGCTTCTTTACACCCCGCTATTTCGGATCATTCCTCCTCTTTGGTGATCCCAAGTAGTTGGAAGCATTTATGGGCTGTGCCTGTGCCAGGTAAGGTTAAGGTGCATGTTTGGAAGGTTTGTGCATCTATTTTGCCTACTGCTTGTCAACTTAGGGAACGCAGAGTGCCTGTTGGTGAAGGGTGTCTATTATGTAATAGGGAGGAGGAAACCATTTCCCATGTCAGTAGGGAGTGCAGTTTTGTGCGGGATGTTGTTGGCCTAGCACCAGACCTTGGATCTGTGTTCGGACTACCGCCATGTTCCTTGTTGGAGTGGTTGGTTTTGTGCTATACTGTAGTATCTCTGAGTTCTTTCTCTCTACTATTGATGTTATTATGGGGGGTGTGGAAGGAGCGTAACCAACGTTTGTGGTCTGGTAAGTTCCGCTCTGCACATCAAGTTTACTTCCAAGTGGTGACTTTATTTCACTCTTTCAAGGCTGCAAGGATTCATGAAAAAGTCAAACTGGGGTGCCAAGTTAAGCCTTGGTGTCCTTCTTCAGCTGGTTGGCTTAAGGCCAATATAGATGGGGCATTTGACATGACCACCCGGTCTGGGGGTTTGGGTGTGGTAATTAGGGATTCTGATGGCACAGTGGTGGCTGGTGCCTGTGGGACTTGTACTGATGTTGCTTCTCCTATGGTAGTTGAGGCCTTGGCTTGTCGGTTGGCATGCAAGGTAGTAGTGGATAACAATTTGGGgcctgttaatgtctaa
- the LOC133709367 gene encoding uncharacterized protein LOC133709367, whose product MGNYISCTLATPLIKSTKAARVVFPTGEVRQFREPIKAAELMLESPNTFLANSKSLHIGRRFSALAADEELEFGNVYIMFPMRRLSSIVTAADMTIFFIAANSAAKRISGGKVRILPEAQAVQNDEEEEKSQSGDGEGQGPARLILDGVEGLQVAEFQYRLAACRSRKPMLETIKEEPIFSR is encoded by the coding sequence ATGGGGAACTACATCTCATGCACTCTAGCCACGCCTCTCATCAAGAGCACCAAGGCGGCGCGTGTGGTCTTTCCTACCGGCGAAGTAAGGCAGTTCCGTGAACCGATCAAGGCCGCCGAGCTCATGCTGGAGTCGCCGAACACGTTCCTAGCCAACTCCAAGTCTCTGCACATCGGCCGCCGATTCTCCGCCCTCGCCGCCGACGAGGAGCTCGAGTTCGGCAACGTCTACATCATGTTCCCGATGCGGCGGCTCAGCTCCATCGTCACCGCCGCCGACATGACCATCTTTTTCATCGCGGCCAACTCCGCCGCCAAGCGGATTTCAGGCGGGAAGGTCCGGATCTTGCCTGAGGCTCAAGCAGTCCAAAAcgacgaggaggaggagaaaagtCAAAGCGGTGACGGAGAAGGTCAAGGTCCGGCGAGGCTGATCCTGGACGGAGTTGAGGGTTTGCAAGTGGCGGAGTTCCAGTATAGATTAGCTGCGTGTAGGTCAAGGAAGCCAATGTTGGAGACGATCAAAGAGGAGCCGATTTTTTCAAGATAA